Proteins encoded together in one Telopea speciosissima isolate NSW1024214 ecotype Mountain lineage chromosome 6, Tspe_v1, whole genome shotgun sequence window:
- the LOC122664434 gene encoding expansin-like B1, which produces MDFSNSLKPFAFLLVCLLLWQTQTDAATCSDCFTQSRAAYYPNSEENGTETGACEFGSFGATINGGDVSAASDLYRSGLGCGACYQVRCTNAKYCSDNGVTVVITDSGSSDHTDFILSNHAFSKMAQTKDAAASLLALGVVDIEYRRVSCSYPNHNITIKIDENSNYPYYLAFVIWYQQGNKDITAVQLCETQNYSCKLLDRSHGAVWSITPPPSGPLSIRMLLSGSDEGDETWVVPDNNIPQDWKAGATYDTGVQINV; this is translated from the exons ATGGATTTTTCGAATTCTCTCAAGCCTTTTGCTTTCCTCCTTGTCTGTTTGCTTCTCTGGCAAACTCAAACCGATGCAGCAACATGCAGTGATTGCTTCACTCAATCAAGGGCAGCTTACTACCCAAACTCTGAAGAGAATGGAACAGAAA CTGGTGCATGTGAGTTTGGATCATTTGGAGCAACAATCAATGGTGGAGATGTATCAGCTGCATCTGATCTCTATAGAAGTGGATTAGGTTGTGGTGCCTGCTATCAGGTGAGATGCACAAATGCTAAGTATTGCTCAGACAATGGAGTAACTGTAGTCATCACAGACAGTGGCTCAAGTGATCACACAGACTTTATACTGAGCAACCATGCCTTCAGCAAGATGGCTCAGACCAAAGATGCAGCTGCTTCATTACTAGCCcttggtgttgttgatattgaatATAGACG TGTTTCATGTAGTTACCCAAACCATAATATTACAATCAAGATTGATGAGAACAGCAACTACCCCTATTACCTAGCCTTTGTTATATGGTATCAGCAAGGCAACAAGGATATCACTGCTGTGCAGCTCTGTGAG ACTCAAAATTATTCATGCAAGCTGTTGGATCGGAGTCATGGAGCAGTTTGGTCGATTACCCCGCCGCCAAGCGGGCCGCTGTCAATAAGGATGCTTTTAAGTGGCAGTGATGAAGGAGATGAGACATGGGTAGTTCCTGATAATAACATACCACAGGACTGGAAGGCTGGAGCCACATATGACACTGGAGTACAAATAAATGTATGA